CCATGGTCCACGTGGCCCATAAAAGCGACTACCGGAGGACGCGTCTTTAACAAAGAGGGAGCTGAGCCTTCAATTTCTTGTTTAATACTTTTATCTGTCACTCGGATTCTTTCCTCTTCCGATGTGTCAATCGTAATTTCACATCCGAATTCATTTCCTAAAAGTTGAACCAGCGTTTCATCTTCGAGAATATCGTTGATTGTCACTACGATACCTTGTAAGAAAATCTTGGCGATTAATTGAGAAGCTTTCAATTTCATCTCACTGGCTAAATCTTTCAACGAAATAGGTAAGCGCACAGAAAGAGAGGTGGGTCGCGTTACAGGCGCTTCTTCTTGTTGACGCACAGATTTGCCCCGTTTTCTTCTCCAGCTTTGGTCTTCATCCGTTTCTCGTAAACCTTGCCTATCACGAGAATCAAACGAACGCATCTGAGCAGGATGCCGTTTGACAGGTTTAACATCGCGAAAATCTTTAAACTTAGCCCCTTTCTTTTCCTCCTGAATCACTTCTTCCACTTTTTCTAATGGAGCAGCTTCCAAAGGCCTTTTTACTTTCGGTTTATGTTTTCCTTCTTGTGATAATGTATCTTCTTTCTCGGCTTCCTGAGGTAAAGACGTAGAAGGTTCAATTTTTTTAGGTTTTGCTATAGCCGGCTTTGGAGGAGGCAGCAAATCTTTAATATGTCGCCCAGTGGGTCCTAATTTTTCGCGCACAGGTGCTGGCCTTGGGGGAGGGGAAACTTCGACAGAAGCTGCTTTTCCAGGTTCTCGAGTAGGTTGAGAAACTTCCTTAGTTGTTTCCTGTTTCACAAAAACGGCGCTCTTTGTAGGCTCAGCTTCTTTAGGTTTCTTAGAAGGGTCAAGACCCACAACCTTTTCTTCTTTAGAGGATTCTTTAACACTTTCCGTTTGAATAATAGAAGCAACTGGCTCATCAATAACAGAAGGCTTTGCTATTTTCTCTTGGAAATTATCCCGATTGACTTCCCCTTCTGCCTGCTCAAAAGACTGCACTTCAACGCTTTCTATTGAGGAAACTAGATCTGTAGTTCCTTTTCCTTCGCTAGGTTCTGCAAAAACGGATTTGGAGCGGGCCCGAATACGTGGGGTTTCCTCTTTGGGACTTTTGGCTTCCCCTTCCGGTAAAGTTTTTTTGGAAAGCTTGCTTACCGACTTCGCTTCCAGCTGTTCTTGAGATTCAGATGCGCTTTTTTTTGATGCCAGCTTGCTTTTAACGGCTTCCAAATTTACCGCTTTTGCAATTTGGGTATTTTTAATTGTTAACTTAAGGTTTTTTGCCAAGGCCTTATGTCCTTTGTTTTCTTATTTGTTCTAATATCTTATCTGCCAGCTCAATGCTGATTCCAGGCACTGTAGCCAATTTCTCAGGAGCAGCAGTTAAAATCGCTCTTGGTGTGTTAAATCCTTCGGCGATTAGGTGCTCAAAAATGAGGGTATTCACACCTTCAAGGTTTTTTAAAGGTTGGTCTAGCCACGGTTCTTGTGCGGTCGCAAGCTCAGTACGCTCTACGGCCATCGCATGGTTGTATTCTGCCATACGTTGAACTTCTAATTCATACCCAATAAGCTGGCTATTTAAGCGCGCGTTCATTCCTTTTTTGCCAATCACCGCAGCAAAATCTGCATCATCCACCACAATGGAGATCGTTTTATCGTCTTCATTCACACTTACCTTGCGAATTTCAATGGGATCTAACGCATTTTGAAGCAATTCGATCGGATCATGAGAATAGGGAATAATGTCAATTTTTTCATTGTTTAATTCACGCACTACATTTTTTACCCGACTTCCGCGCATTCCGACGCAGGAGCCTACTGGATCGATTTTTGGGTCTGTAGATCTAACCGTCATTTTTGTCCGATACCCCGCTTCACGAACGATATGATCGATCACCACAATTCCCTCATGCAGTTCAGGAACTTCTTGCATCATAAGCTGCTTGACAAATTCGGGGTGGCTACGAGAAAGAACAACTTCTGCGCCCCCATTTTCTGTCTCATTTACTTCATAGAGAAGAGCTAAGACTTTTTCTCCCACGTGATATTTCTCAGTTTTTGGGTAATGTTTCGTGGGCATAATCGCTTCAACTTTTCCTAGGTCAATCACAATGTTCGATCCCCGCACAAAACGTTTGATTGTACCAGAAATGAGTTCATTCGTACGATGTCTATACTCTTCGTAAATCACATCCCGTTCTGCATTACGCAATTTCTGGGTAATAATTTGCCTTGCTTTTTGCGCCGCAATCCGCCCAAAATCTTTGGGAGTCGCAACAACATCAATAAATTGCCCTATTTCGCAATCTGGATCAATTTCACGGGCATCTTGCAAAGAAATTTCTTGAGCATCTACTTCCACTTCTTCCACAATCTCTTTTTCGCAGTAAACATCGATATTTCCTGTTTTGGGATTGATGGTAACTGTGACATTTGAGGCCCCACTAATACTTTTTTTAGCAGCAGCTCGCAAAGACTCCTCAATTGCAGCGATAACAATATTTCGCTTAATTCCTTTTTCACGCTCTAAATACTCAAAGATTGCAATTAGATCTTTGTTCATGTTTTTTTGCCTCTTCTCTCTGTGGCACACAACTCAGAATCTTTGTACCACTGATCCATTCTTGGTTAATTTTGTATCTATTGCTGATGCTTATTTCTATCCCAGCTTATGCTATTCCGGTCAAATAGCGGAAAAAATCTTTTGTATTTTTCGAATCTACTGCGGAGGCTGTGCATTGAGCTTGCTCTGAATTTTTCTTGTCTTGACTGCCACTTAGATCGTCTTTGAGATTCGACTAGGGTCTTTTTCAGGATATCCTTAGCGCCTCTTAAAGTTTTTAAGAGGCGCTTGCAGCGAATCATTTATGATTCTTCAGATTCATATGATTCAATATGTTCGCTTTGATCATCTTTGCGTTCTTCATCCGCGTCTTTTTTCTTGCGCTTAGATGGAGCCACTACAATGTCATCATGGTTACATTGATTTTGATCGATTAAATACTCTTTAATTGACAATGCAATTTTTTTGTATTCCGGGTCTAACTTAATGACCTTTGCAATCACCTCGTCTCCCTTTGCAACCACATCCTCAACTTTACCAAAGGCTTTATCCGATAGTTCTGTGACGTGAATAAGACCTTCAATCCCACTTTCTAGCTCAACAAATGCGCCGAAAGCGGTGATTTTGCTGACGATCCCTTTTACAAGAGTTCCGACAGGCATCGTTTTTTCAATGCTTTCCCACGGATTATCGCTTAACTGTTTTACGCCTAAGGTAATTTTTTTGCTATCTTTATCCACAGAAAGAATCACTGCGTCGACCACATCACCTTTTCGAAGCACTTCAGAAGGGTGGGAAACTTTTTTAATCCAACTCAAATCGGAAATATGAATAAGACCTTCAACGCCGGGTTCGAGCTCAACAAACGCCCCATAATTGGTTAAGCTTTTAATTTCAGCTTTGACATTTGTCCCCACTTGATATTTGTTTTGTACATCATCCCAGGGATTGTGTTCTGTCTGTTTAATTCCAAGAGAAATTTTTCCTTCTTCTTTTTGGACAGAAAGGACAATCGCTTCAACTTCGTCCCCTTTTTTCACTACATCGCTTGGATCTGTGACATTTTTCACCCATGACATTTCAGAAACGTGAATGAGTCCTTCAATGCCGGGTTCAATTTCGATAAACGCCCCATAGGGAAGCAAGTTAACAATTTTGCCTTTAACACGAGTTCCAGGAGGATATTTCTGTTCAATTTGATCCCATGGATTAGGCTCTTTCTGTTTTAGGCCTAAAGCAACCCGTCCTTTTTCTTTGTCAATGCTGAGAATTTTTACTTTTAGTTTATCGCCTAGTTGTACCATTTCAGAAGGATGCTTAATTCTCTTCCATGTCATGTCAGTGATATGCAATAATCCGTCGATTCCGTCTAAGTCTAGGAAGACTCCGAAATCTGTAATATTTTTAACTGTTCCTTCGCGGATATCACCTTCTTGAATTCTTTCAAGAACCTCTGCTTTCTTAGATACACGCTCTGCTTCCAATAATTCTCTGCGAGACACAACAACGTTCTTTCTTTCGATGTTGATCTTGAGAATTTTAAACTCATAAGTCTTGTCGATGTAGTCGTCTAGGTTTTTAATGCGTTTGTTGTCGATTTGCGAACCAGGCAGGAAGGCTTCCATTCCAATGTCAACCATTAAACCGCCTTTGACTTTACGCAAGACTTTGCCTTTAACAATCGACCCCTCTTCGCAATGTTGTAAGATGTATTCCCACTGACGAAGACGTTCCGCTTTCTCGCGAGAAAGCACGATTTGGCCATTATCATCTTCTGCCTGATCAAGTAAAACTTCTACTTCCCCATCTAACACGATTTGTGAAGGATCGGAGAATTCTTCCATAGGAACAAGCCCTTCAGACTTAAGACCCACATCAACAACCACATGATCTTTTGTGATCTCAACAATTCTTCCCTTCAGCACAGTACCAGGAATCATTGCGGTGGGCTCTTCGATGGATACATCTCCCCCTTTTTGGTCTAACATTGCTTTAAATGCTTGTGCGTCTTTTTCATCGAACATAACATCATCCACGATATTACTTTCTTCCCACGCACGTTTAAATTTATTACTCATTTATAAGGTTTCTCCTTCCTTTTTGACTAAAGGAATTATGCTATCAGATGGTTAAGAAAAAAAGCAACCGTAAAAGATCTCCAGATCCAATTAAAAAGGCGTAAGGAAAGGTAAGAAACAAAGAAAAAGCAAACGCACGTATTGATGGAATTATTTGACAAATTTACCTCATCCCTTAAATTTGGAATTAAAAGATGATCAATCTTGCAAGGGCTGAGGTTCTTCAAGGACAATTATATCATCTTTATAAGGATAATGTAAATGACCAAATTCAGGTTTTCTTTGAAGTTCCATCAAATGGATTGGACTTTCAAAGCGATCAATTTCATAACTAAGCCTAATATTTTCTTTTTCGATTCGCTCAACCTCCTTTTTAAGAGTGGGAATAGCAAGACGAATTTCGGTCAATTCATTTTGATGATCGATTAAACTATATAAGGTAAAAGCAGCACAAGAAATGCAAACGATAATTTGAACAAATAATAAATTTCGCTTGCTCATATTTTTTCCACTACCCGCAACTTAGCACTGCGGCTGCGGGGATTTATCTCCACTTCTTCTTCGCTAGCGATTAAGGGTTTTCGAGTTACAAGCCGTACCTCTGGCTCTTTATCCCGAAATACCCCTCCAATCCCTCTTGTTTCCCATTTGTCACTAGCCGCATGCCGAAAAAGATTTTTTACTATTCCGTCTTCTAAACTATGAAAGCTAATAACCCCTAAACGCCCCCCCCTTTTCAATCT
This window of the Parachlamydia sp. AcF125 genome carries:
- the rpsA gene encoding 30S ribosomal protein S1 codes for the protein MSNKFKRAWEESNIVDDVMFDEKDAQAFKAMLDQKGGDVSIEEPTAMIPGTVLKGRIVEITKDHVVVDVGLKSEGLVPMEEFSDPSQIVLDGEVEVLLDQAEDDNGQIVLSREKAERLRQWEYILQHCEEGSIVKGKVLRKVKGGLMVDIGMEAFLPGSQIDNKRIKNLDDYIDKTYEFKILKINIERKNVVVSRRELLEAERVSKKAEVLERIQEGDIREGTVKNITDFGVFLDLDGIDGLLHITDMTWKRIKHPSEMVQLGDKLKVKILSIDKEKGRVALGLKQKEPNPWDQIEQKYPPGTRVKGKIVNLLPYGAFIEIEPGIEGLIHVSEMSWVKNVTDPSDVVKKGDEVEAIVLSVQKEEGKISLGIKQTEHNPWDDVQNKYQVGTNVKAEIKSLTNYGAFVELEPGVEGLIHISDLSWIKKVSHPSEVLRKGDVVDAVILSVDKDSKKITLGVKQLSDNPWESIEKTMPVGTLVKGIVSKITAFGAFVELESGIEGLIHVTELSDKAFGKVEDVVAKGDEVIAKVIKLDPEYKKIALSIKEYLIDQNQCNHDDIVVAPSKRKKKDADEERKDDQSEHIESYESEES
- the nusA gene encoding transcription termination factor NusA, producing MNKDLIAIFEYLEREKGIKRNIVIAAIEESLRAAAKKSISGASNVTVTINPKTGNIDVYCEKEIVEEVEVDAQEISLQDAREIDPDCEIGQFIDVVATPKDFGRIAAQKARQIITQKLRNAERDVIYEEYRHRTNELISGTIKRFVRGSNIVIDLGKVEAIMPTKHYPKTEKYHVGEKVLALLYEVNETENGGAEVVLSRSHPEFVKQLMMQEVPELHEGIVVIDHIVREAGYRTKMTVRSTDPKIDPVGSCVGMRGSRVKNVVRELNNEKIDIIPYSHDPIELLQNALDPIEIRKVSVNEDDKTISIVVDDADFAAVIGKKGMNARLNSQLIGYELEVQRMAEYNHAMAVERTELATAQEPWLDQPLKNLEGVNTLIFEHLIAEGFNTPRAILTAAPEKLATVPGISIELADKILEQIRKQRT